In the genome of Scatophagus argus isolate fScaArg1 chromosome 20, fScaArg1.pri, whole genome shotgun sequence, the window GATTTTCAACCTAACGTTGCTACATTTTAGCATCAGCAGCAGTTACCATCAAACGAAGAATCTCTTCGCAGAACTGACTCttaaaaatgaagttaaacCTCGCTCACAATGGAAACTATATGACTGTAATTATTGCATGTAATTATACTGCTGTGTATCGTGTGTTTGTTGCTAACGTTAGATGAACTCTTGGTGCTGCGTGTCACAACAACCGGCTTTTAATATGCTAACTTAGGTATCTGAGCCAGGCTAACGTAACGCCCAGGAATGGGATTGTTTTGCCCTTACTCATAGCTATCATCTCCGTGTTGAAATTAACAACAGCTTATTGTTCACAGTGTAAATACCCTGGACAGTCAAACTAATATTTTGCACAAGGCCATTTGTTTACTGGTCAATACAATAGCCCAGTTATGGCTAACATTACAAAACGTTAATGCTGTCACCATAAAATCAAGTCTGTTGAGTGGCTCAACAACTTGAATGTCCCGACTAGTCCCGACAACCCGTATGGTGCTATGGTgaataataatattaacattaacaatgtaTCTAACACTCTCACTAACGTAATagagttatttatttcttggcttgatttttttttattatttatttatctttttggTTGGAATTTCTGGAACCTATACCAGTGATGAATGGTCAGTTTACATTCAAACATAACTTTGTACAAAGTGTTGTCTAACTAGTCTGAAATCAGCAGTTTAGCTCTTGCAAACAGCCACATTCAAAGGCAGCATTTAAAGAGGGACATCACAGAGAAGGGGAcagcaatattttgttttaaacatgagGATAACACACTTTTTCGTTCTGTGCTGGAACACTCCATTTGTTCATGAGTGACAAAAACAGTTGTGCCaggaatgggaaaaaaagagagcttTCAAGAAAAGCTCGAAGTCTGACTCCTTTTTCGCCTCCGCACGGCTGCCCAGTGATGATGTGAAGTGGGTGTAAATGTTAGATTGTACCATTAAATTAATCATTAAGTCAAAGTGATCAGTCATCACATGAAAAGGTTCCCACTAGATGTTTGTGCCACAGCAAACATATTCATATATATCATATGAAATCATATATGTAAtcatatatttgttttttcaacatATTTGCTCGCTTGCTCAATCTAATTTCAACATTTCCAGCCTGATCCACATAATAACTGTTGTCTTATTTCAAATAGGTACTGCCACCTTTCCTGCCTTGAGACAGAGACAATAAGCATAATGGGAAAGATGATTGCTCTCCACTTGTCATCAGCCACTTTAACACTctcagagagaaagtgaaagggATTATCTGGCATATGTGCAGGAGAGCGGGACAGAGACAAAACATCCAGCGCTATAAGCCACACTCCATAAAGCAGAGGAAATGGCTTTTCTGGACAATCCTGCCATTATTCTGGCCCACATCAGACAGTCTCATGTGACCAGTGATGATACAGGAATGTGTGAGATGGTACTAATAGACCAGGATGTGGATCTGGAGAAGTGCCAGCTGGCTCTGGTgcccagcagcagctgtgggtCCACGGGGTCGGGCTCCCTGAGCGAGGGGGGCAGCAGTGTAACAGACAATCATGCCTGTGACCTCTCCCAGTCCATGGACATCACCTCCAGCTGGGATTTTGGCATCCGTCGACGCTCCAACACAGGTAGGCTCATCTCAAGACTCTAGCTGGTTTGCAGTGCAGGCTTTCTCTCAGGCACACCTCCTTCCTGTTATTATGGTGTGGACAGTCAGAAAGCctgttctgctgttgtgtggatGGGACTTGTATGTCAAATCTGGGCCAATGATTAAATGAGGCTGAAATTGTGTGCTATTGAAGgtttttgtgttcctgtttctGACAGAGTCAGTTTTTTAAATCCAAATTAATCATAGCAGCATGTCACAAtgttggggtggggggaggggagaaaaCCTTTTGAATATTGACCAGATGGGAAAAGGCAAGACAAACtggtccatcagtcagtcaggagctaatgtgagagaaaaaacacactgaagttAGAATCACCAGCTGGATCATGTAAATATAGAAAGAGATCTATGTATTGTGTTGCAGCAATAGCTACTGAAGTTAGCATACTGACCAGCTAGCCCAGGATCTTCATGTCTCGTAATACTGCTTTGTGCCTCTAGAGGCAATAGTTTTATAGTCCCCTGTAGTTTCAGCTGGGGGATGTATGAGATCTCTTTTAGTATTTAGTctaataagtaaacaaaacaaactcataaaatgtcaagaaaggaaatattcttaCACATATTTTCCTTACTAAACAGGAGAATACAGTGGCAGACCTCCTGAATTCGAGTTTCTCCCTTTCACCTAACAAAGGCGGGTGTAATTTCCTCGTTAACTTATCATGAAACACACTTGATTCAACTCTGACACGAACAAACTACAGCTCACCAATACCATCTTGGTTTGTCTTGCCACAATCACCTCTGGTttggtcaaaataaatctgctaaacctgctgctgaagcacgattttcccttctctcttgTTGCTTTACCTCTCTGCAGCCCTCTGCCTCATCCCAAGCTTTGATAATGTTTCTGCTTCTCCTTCACTTCGCTTTGTTTGTAACAGTTTGGGGATTTTACGTTACCTCATTTTGCACAGATGGGAAGTGTCGCAGTtccatttcactgctgttgtacCAGTACAATCATGTaggtgaaaaataaatcttgacTTGCTTGTTATGCTctgatgaaatgaaagcataaGTTTGAACCCTGGAATGAAACAATGAATCTGTGTTCTACAGTTCACAAATGTAACGCATTGTCTGATTGGAACTGGAAGATAGTAAATTCATCTAATTTAGCTGTGATTTGTATACAAGGCAGCAGGTGTTGGTCTCTGTTATTCCAAGAACGTTGGAGTTCTCCATCATGATGTTCTTGTGTTAACGTTTGGTGTCCTGATCAACATCAGATCAGTCATCAGATAACTGTATTGTGTTAACATTGGGATAATAgtgtgtgatatgtgtgtgtgtatagtgaCTCTGAATCAGATGGAAAGAGTATGAATCTGTGCTACATTCAGGTGTTATATTTGGAAGGAAATTTTGGGTTTGGTGATCGAGGGAGTCCAAAGGTAGACAGCATGTCTCCTTTTGGTTCCCTTGACTTCTGTAGTCAGTTTGGGGAGTGCTGGTCGCGGTTCTGAGTTGTGGGTGTGAGACCTTCGGACTTTGAGTGCTGACCTGTGGTGGCTGTTTCATCAGGACTccaacaacacagcagtgagAAACCCGGGGCTGCTGGTAAGACACCAGGGATCAATTAAAACATTGAGTTAAAGTTTACAAGTTTTATTCAAGTTTCATTTGATGTTCCTCTTTGTGTGCGTATGATATATATTTGTGTGCGTGTCAACATTATCACATGGCAGAGAGTCATTGTGTGTGGGGGAAAATaaatgtccttttcttttcatattaGGGCCCAATGATATACATTTGAACCAAAGTGTACAGTGTACTAGTATCCCCATGGTGTGGTTTatgaatttttcttttccaataCATTTTGAGCAActagtttgtgtgtgactgaaaattaaaactttttcttttttcccccagccCAAAGACTTGAAAGGTTAAGGAAAGAACGGCAGAACCAAATCAAGTGTAAAAACATTCAGTGGAAAGAGAGGTCATCCTCCCAATCAGGTAgtgtttctgaatattttttaaatatatattaaactAATCTCCCTGAGTGgggcaaaaatgttttctagATTTTAGGCTTTGCTGgaagttttacttttttgtgaCTTGCTGGATGGTTTCTATCTCTAACAATTCAAGTAATGTAGAAGAAAGTAACCATTCAGTGGTGACAACTGGTAAACACATGATGAAGGACATATTGTGTTTATGTCTAGATAGAAATTTTCACATCCAGACATGAAATTCTCCCATTTATGTGGATATGTTCCTGCAGTCAGATGAAAGTAATTATTATGTTCAGTGTACTTGAAGTGTTTGCCGTATGTTGGTCATGCTTTCTGTCTAGCGGAGGATCTGGGATCCCTGTTTGAAAAACGGGACTTTAAAGACAGACCACGGACAACAGGCACCAAATCTACACTTTCATTGCGGCTGGAGCAGTGTCCCCAGCAGCTCAACAACCCCTTCAATGAATATTCCAAATTTGATGGCAAGGTGAATAATTCcacattttgttcctgtttattGGACCTACTACTTATCATCCTCTggcaaagcaaaatgtaaatcatGTATGTTCTGTCATGTCTGTTTGGTTTAGTCTTGCActatcaataaaaaaaaagaacaaaacaaagcaatgtTGTGACATGTTATGTTGCATTACTATCTTTGATCTTTAATGTAAAGAAACTTCACATCTGAGTAAAAAGCTACATTTTGAGGTAGCTTATACTGTCACTTTTTATAAGGGGTTTTCTATGCATGTAGTGCTCACTGCCTCATCTCATTTTAGGGCCACATTGGCACAACAGCGACAAAAAAGATAGACGTCTACCTCTCAATGCAGATGGCTCAGGAGAAGGTACATCCAATGACAGTGGTAACCATCGCCAACGCCCGGGTCCACGACCTTATCGGGCTCATCTGTTGGCAGTACACAAGTGAGGGACGAGAACCCAAACTTAAGTGagtacaaacacattttaacaccaGTCCCACTGAAGACTAATTTCTATGTGCAAGCTCTTGTGCCTTTCTCTCCACACTTGTGTGTCGTGTTCTTCCGCAGTGAGAATGTGAATGCCTACTGCCTCCACATTGCTGAGGATGATGGCGAGGTGGACACCGACTTCCCACCACTGGACTCCAATGAGCCAATCCATAAGTTTGGTTTCAGCACTCTGGCCTTGGTGGAGAAATACTCTTCACCTGGCCTCGCTGCCAGACAGTCGCTATTTGTAAGAATGTAAGTGTGTTTATAATCATTAGTTGGGTTGAAgatgtcaaatgttttgtttatcttgatGTTTCCAGGCATGTGGTAATATACAGCATCATGCTGCATACCATCTGCATTGTTGTACCTACCGTACAAGCACAACATAGACAACAGTTAATAGTTTTAAGGCTGAGCCATTATTACCAATATTATTTTAGAGGATCTAATATAGTATATAATATTTCTCATCTGGAAGTGaaattattcatatttcatattgattgataaaaatgttggaaacagatttcacatttctgaTCAATCAACTGTAATTAGCAATATCAAGAACACTGAATGTATATTGGCCTCATAAATTCAGTAATTATTAagtaaccaaaaaaaaaaaaacaataaaaaaacacttctcTTAAAAACAGTCTACATAGTAACTAAGTGCAGCAAAAAGTCTGTGAAAAGTTTGATTTGAATGGAATGCAACAGTGTTTGTAATTTCTGAACACATCATGTGTCAAGGCCAGGCAGCTTGATTTGTGTAGCGCAATTCATACTAtgaatagatagataa includes:
- the mapkap1 gene encoding target of rapamycin complex 2 subunit MAPKAP1 isoform X1, with product MAFLDNPAIILAHIRQSHVTSDDTGMCEMVLIDQDVDLEKCQLALVPSSSCGSTGSGSLSEGGSSVTDNHACDLSQSMDITSSWDFGIRRRSNTAQRLERLRKERQNQIKCKNIQWKERSSSQSAEDLGSLFEKRDFKDRPRTTGTKSTLSLRLEQCPQQLNNPFNEYSKFDGKGHIGTTATKKIDVYLSMQMAQEKVHPMTVVTIANARVHDLIGLICWQYTSEGREPKLNENVNAYCLHIAEDDGEVDTDFPPLDSNEPIHKFGFSTLALVEKYSSPGLAARQSLFVRINAAHGFSLIPVDSLKVTMKEILQKALKKRKGSQKGSGPMYRLEKQTEPNVAVDLDSTLESQSTLEFCLVRENSSRGEESSEEDPPIDITTVQDMLSSHHYKSFKISMIHKLRFTTDVQLGISGEKVEIDPVTNQKTSTKFWIRQKPISIDSDHLCACDLVEERSPSHAIFKLTYLSNHDYKPLYFESDAATVNEIVLKVNYILESRASTSRADYFAQKQRKLSRRTSFSFQKEKKTGQ